One Thalassotalea sediminis DNA segment encodes these proteins:
- the purN gene encoding phosphoribosylglycinamide formyltransferase, whose product MKSRILVLISGSGSNLQAIIDACKSTNYPGEVVGVISNIADAYGLTRASNEKIKTNVLSHREFNSREDYDDALIDVIDSYQADVIVLAGFMRILTEKFVNKYAGKLLNIHPSLLPKYQGLNTHQRAIDAGDKTHGVSVHFVTEELDGGPVILQAKVPIFENDTAELLASRVHEQEHRIYPLVVRWFCAGRLAMQGDTAILDGKPLPKSGYANEE is encoded by the coding sequence ATGAAATCTCGAATCCTTGTGCTCATATCAGGCAGTGGTTCTAATTTGCAGGCGATTATAGACGCCTGCAAATCTACTAACTACCCTGGAGAGGTTGTTGGGGTGATATCTAATATCGCTGACGCCTATGGCCTCACTAGAGCCAGTAACGAAAAAATTAAAACAAATGTACTCTCCCATCGCGAATTTAACTCGCGTGAAGACTATGACGACGCCCTTATCGATGTTATCGACAGTTATCAAGCTGATGTTATTGTGCTAGCAGGTTTCATGCGTATATTAACTGAAAAATTTGTTAACAAATATGCGGGAAAATTATTGAACATTCATCCATCATTGCTGCCTAAATATCAAGGATTGAATACTCATCAGCGCGCAATTGATGCTGGTGACAAGACACATGGTGTTAGCGTTCACTTTGTTACAGAAGAATTAGATGGTGGTCCAGTAATATTGCAAGCTAAAGTACCAATATTTGAAAATGACACTGCTGAACTTTTGGCGAGTAGAGTACATGAACAAGAACATCGTATATACCCGCTAGTGGTGAGATGGTTTTGTGCCGGAAGACTCGCAATGCAAGGAGATACAGCAATATTAGATGGTAAACCATTACCAAAAAGTGGTTACGCTAACGAAGAATAA
- a CDS encoding aldehyde dehydrogenase family protein, translating to MNFKQQVENHKAYFNTLVTRDINWRKAQLRQIKKLVQENEQEFIAALNKDLGKPKVESWITEISYVAGDVDHVLKRLNKWANSRRVSTPIVAQPGRSYIQPEPLGTVLIIGAWNYPVQLVLAPLVAAVSAGNCAIIKPSELAPATSSLLATLIPQYLDNQAFSVIEGGVEETTELLTHPFDHIMYTGNGQVARIIMAAAAKHLTPVTLELGGKSPVYIDSSADITITAQRLAWGKWMNAGQTCIAPDYVLVQKDVLPQLLTALQSQISTMFGNDPKSSDSYGRIINTRHCERIASYLDTGDIVQGGEVDINERYIAPTIVVDPALDSALMTEEIFGAILPIITIDSFSEAKAFITQRDKPLASYLFTRDKQQEYQWANEISCGNLCINDVIMFNAVPDLPFGGVGPSGMGQYSGKAGFDNFSHLKSVLKRPFLKDLPVRFAPYTKLKFKLLKLIRHL from the coding sequence GTGAACTTTAAACAGCAGGTAGAAAATCACAAGGCGTACTTCAATACGCTAGTTACCAGAGACATAAACTGGCGAAAAGCACAGTTACGCCAAATAAAAAAGCTGGTTCAAGAAAATGAGCAAGAGTTCATTGCAGCCTTAAATAAAGATCTAGGCAAACCAAAAGTTGAAAGCTGGATTACAGAAATTTCATATGTTGCTGGTGATGTAGATCACGTATTGAAACGACTCAATAAATGGGCAAATAGTCGGCGCGTATCGACTCCCATTGTTGCTCAACCTGGGCGTTCTTATATTCAGCCAGAACCATTAGGAACGGTATTGATCATTGGTGCATGGAATTACCCTGTACAATTAGTGTTAGCACCGCTAGTTGCCGCTGTATCTGCAGGTAACTGCGCAATAATTAAACCTTCCGAACTAGCGCCTGCTACCTCTTCTTTGCTCGCAACGCTTATTCCGCAGTATTTGGATAATCAAGCGTTCTCAGTCATTGAAGGTGGCGTTGAAGAGACAACTGAACTACTAACGCATCCGTTTGATCACATTATGTATACCGGAAACGGTCAAGTAGCGCGTATTATTATGGCTGCAGCCGCTAAGCATTTAACGCCTGTCACACTAGAATTAGGGGGTAAAAGTCCAGTTTATATCGATAGTAGTGCAGATATTACAATAACAGCACAACGCCTTGCGTGGGGTAAATGGATGAATGCAGGGCAAACTTGTATTGCCCCTGATTACGTATTAGTGCAAAAAGATGTGTTGCCACAGCTTTTAACAGCTTTACAAAGCCAAATTAGTACAATGTTTGGCAACGATCCTAAATCAAGTGATTCTTACGGCCGTATTATCAATACACGGCACTGTGAACGAATTGCTAGTTACCTTGATACTGGTGATATTGTCCAAGGTGGTGAAGTAGATATAAATGAACGCTATATAGCTCCTACCATTGTCGTAGATCCGGCGTTAGATAGCGCACTAATGACCGAAGAAATTTTCGGTGCGATTCTCCCTATCATAACAATTGATAGCTTTAGTGAAGCAAAAGCATTTATTACACAGCGTGATAAACCATTAGCCTCATACCTGTTTACCCGCGATAAACAACAAGAATATCAATGGGCTAATGAAATTAGTTGTGGCAATTTATGCATTAATGATGTGATCATGTTTAATGCCGTCCCTGATTTACCTTTTGGTGGTGTTGGCCCTAGCGGTATGGGCCAATATAGTGGTAAAGCAGGCTTCGATAATTTTAGCCATTTAAAGTCAGTATTAAAGCGCCCTTTTCTAAAAGATCTCCCCGTGCGTTTCGCACCATACACAAAGTTAAAATTTAAGCTGCTTAAATTAATTAGACACTTATAA
- a CDS encoding acyltransferase: MLSFLPSFILMPISFTLFCFNLALCGSLVFAGGLLKLLIPLPVFRRNLAYPMNFFYRLWALINYLLICTFNKVSWTIKGDENLDKNSWYLMIANHQSWLDIFILSHFARTRIPEPRYFLKDSLKKVPFVGMACWALDMPFMRRYSRSYLKKNPHLIGKDIETTKKSCLKFKNQPTTIINFVEGTRYTEEKHRRQNNKFQHLLTPKASGIAFTMQTMGEQFDKILLVSIIYPQNPGHIMKDMLKGKLKEVVIDIEQINNSELLRGDYNNDVNYKRDFHRWLTQLWQRSDTKINNYLTK, encoded by the coding sequence ATGTTGTCATTTCTACCTTCTTTCATCTTAATGCCAATTTCATTTACACTTTTTTGTTTTAATTTGGCCCTTTGCGGCTCGCTCGTTTTTGCAGGCGGGTTATTAAAACTTCTTATTCCCTTACCCGTTTTTAGGCGCAACCTAGCTTACCCAATGAATTTTTTCTATCGTTTATGGGCACTCATAAATTATTTGCTGATCTGTACGTTTAATAAAGTTTCTTGGACAATTAAAGGTGACGAGAACCTAGACAAAAACTCGTGGTATTTAATGATTGCAAACCACCAAAGTTGGTTGGATATTTTTATTTTGTCTCATTTTGCACGCACACGAATACCAGAACCTAGATATTTTTTAAAAGATTCATTGAAGAAAGTTCCTTTTGTAGGTATGGCTTGCTGGGCCTTAGATATGCCTTTTATGCGCCGTTATAGTCGTAGCTACCTCAAAAAGAACCCTCACCTTATCGGTAAGGATATTGAGACGACAAAAAAGTCTTGCCTTAAGTTTAAAAATCAACCAACGACAATTATCAATTTTGTAGAAGGGACGAGGTACACTGAAGAAAAACATCGTCGCCAAAACAATAAGTTTCAACACTTACTTACACCTAAGGCAAGCGGTATTGCTTTTACGATGCAAACCATGGGTGAACAGTTTGATAAAATTTTACTGGTTTCGATTATTTACCCACAAAACCCCGGTCATATCATGAAAGATATGCTTAAAGGTAAGTTAAAAGAAGTGGTTATAGATATTGAACAAATAAATAACAGTGAACTGCTGCGTGGTGACTATAATAATGATGTGAACTATAAACGTGACTTTCACCGTTGGTTAACACAGCTATGGCAACGAAGCGATACAAAAATTAACAATTATCTTACTAAGTAA
- a CDS encoding TetR/AcrR family transcriptional regulator, protein MSLIKEKNVVKRRSKGEQTRNQILNAAIEVLAANGIKGTTHRAIANQAQLQLSLTTYYFKDIQELVHEAFLLSSNRTLEKARLAWLQIFELLDSYTKTQLKKGSIRRELADTLSKIATDYLINKLKENPVDLAVEQFLFTEVQVSPALRQLATSHRDTLIAPFERLCGYFSPETATIDADILLTVFTQLEYRNLVAPKAVDVDYIYSIVERLLMAVLRVKRKSD, encoded by the coding sequence ATGTCGCTTATAAAGGAAAAAAACGTTGTCAAGCGCCGCTCTAAAGGCGAACAGACAAGAAATCAAATACTGAATGCTGCTATCGAAGTATTAGCAGCTAACGGTATAAAAGGGACTACTCACCGCGCGATAGCAAACCAAGCTCAATTACAATTATCACTTACCACGTATTACTTTAAAGATATTCAAGAATTAGTTCATGAAGCTTTCTTACTAAGCTCAAATCGTACGCTCGAAAAAGCACGTCTTGCTTGGTTACAAATCTTTGAGTTACTGGATAGTTATACTAAAACGCAGTTGAAAAAAGGGTCTATTCGTCGTGAACTCGCAGATACCTTATCAAAAATAGCTACAGATTATTTAATCAATAAATTAAAAGAAAACCCAGTAGATTTAGCAGTAGAACAATTTTTATTCACAGAAGTGCAAGTATCCCCGGCTCTAAGACAACTTGCAACAAGTCACCGAGATACACTTATTGCTCCTTTTGAGAGGCTTTGTGGGTATTTTTCTCCTGAAACAGCGACTATTGATGCCGATATTTTATTGACCGTATTTACACAGCTCGAGTATAGAAATCTCGTTGCTCCTAAAGCTGTAGATGTCGATTATATCTACAGTATTGTTGAACGACTATTAATGGCCGTTTTACGTGTAAAAAGAAAGTCAGATTAA
- a CDS encoding DUF3108 domain-containing protein, with product MIKKYCIAASILLCSSIVNAQVSNNEKDEVSKIAITPFTAEYSILHKSSPVGKGTRSLEIIDDGLYEYSYQTNIEWLIFSDERQERSLLAIDKYDVIPKAYYYERTGTGSDKSYQWRYNIDENRATNVKENVTLNIDFPENIQDKLSYHLQNRLKLIENPEQKVFVYPVISTSGSIKNYVYQYDGKEELMLPYGNVMTIRLKREVIEKKRVTYAWFAPELNYVLVKLYQAKAGAEQFEAQLTSLKTP from the coding sequence ATGATTAAAAAGTATTGTATAGCAGCATCTATACTGTTGTGCTCATCTATCGTTAATGCACAAGTAAGCAACAATGAAAAAGATGAAGTAAGCAAAATAGCAATTACCCCGTTTACTGCTGAATATAGTATTTTGCATAAATCATCACCTGTCGGAAAAGGTACCCGGTCGTTAGAAATCATTGATGATGGCCTTTATGAATATAGCTACCAGACCAATATTGAATGGCTTATTTTTTCGGATGAACGACAAGAACGCTCACTGCTAGCAATAGACAAGTATGATGTAATCCCAAAAGCCTATTATTATGAACGCACCGGTACCGGAAGCGATAAATCTTATCAATGGCGATATAACATTGACGAAAATCGCGCAACCAATGTGAAAGAAAATGTTACGTTAAATATTGATTTTCCTGAAAATATCCAAGATAAGCTAAGTTATCATTTACAAAACCGCTTAAAGTTAATTGAAAATCCAGAACAGAAAGTATTTGTTTACCCTGTTATATCAACATCTGGTAGTATCAAAAACTACGTTTATCAATATGATGGTAAAGAAGAGCTTATGTTACCCTACGGTAACGTAATGACAATTCGTTTAAAGCGTGAAGTTATCGAGAAAAAACGTGTAACTTATGCTTGGTTCGCTCCCGAATTAAACTATGTACTTGTAAAACTTTACCAAGCAAAAGCTGGCGCAGAGCAATTTGAAGCACAACTTACCAGCTTAAAAACACCATAG
- the purM gene encoding phosphoribosylformylglycinamidine cyclo-ligase, with protein sequence MSEEKQSLSYKDAGVDIDAGNALVENIKGAVKRTTRPEVMGGLGGFGSVCQLPTGYKEPVLVAGTDGVGTKLRLAIDLEKHDTVGIDLVAMCVNDLIVQGAEPLFFLDYYATAKLDVDVASSVVSGIAEGCVQSNCALVGGETAEMPGMYHKGDYDIAGFCVGVAEKSRLLDGTKVAAGDQLIALGSSGAHSNGYSLIRKVLEVNNTDTSELLDGKSIADRLLEPTKIYVKSVLELLKQVDVHALSHITGGGFWENIPRVLPESAQAVINGNSWQWPVIFNWLQEKGNITRHEMYRTFNCGVGMIIAVPADQVENSLAILKAQGENAWHIGEIAELSQDGEQVVINED encoded by the coding sequence GTGAGCGAAGAAAAGCAGTCACTTAGTTATAAAGATGCTGGTGTAGATATCGATGCAGGCAATGCACTAGTTGAAAATATTAAAGGTGCGGTAAAGCGTACCACACGTCCAGAAGTGATGGGTGGCTTAGGCGGCTTTGGCTCTGTATGCCAACTTCCTACAGGTTATAAAGAACCCGTACTTGTCGCTGGAACTGACGGTGTTGGCACAAAACTTCGTTTAGCAATTGACCTTGAAAAGCATGATACTGTAGGAATTGATCTTGTTGCCATGTGTGTCAACGATCTTATTGTTCAAGGTGCAGAGCCATTATTCTTTTTAGATTACTATGCAACAGCAAAATTAGATGTCGATGTAGCCTCTTCTGTTGTGAGTGGTATTGCAGAAGGATGTGTTCAATCTAACTGTGCATTAGTCGGCGGTGAAACAGCTGAAATGCCAGGTATGTACCACAAAGGCGATTACGATATTGCAGGATTTTGTGTAGGTGTTGCAGAAAAATCACGTTTATTAGACGGCACGAAAGTAGCAGCTGGCGACCAATTAATTGCACTTGGTTCATCAGGCGCACATTCGAATGGTTACTCATTAATCCGTAAAGTACTTGAAGTTAACAATACAGATACAAGTGAATTACTCGATGGTAAATCGATTGCTGATCGTTTATTAGAGCCGACTAAAATCTATGTAAAATCAGTACTTGAATTATTGAAACAAGTTGATGTTCATGCCTTGTCGCATATTACTGGTGGCGGGTTCTGGGAAAACATTCCTCGCGTATTACCTGAAAGTGCACAAGCAGTCATCAATGGCAATTCATGGCAATGGCCAGTAATTTTTAACTGGTTACAAGAAAAAGGTAACATCACTCGCCATGAAATGTATCGCACTTTTAACTGTGGTGTTGGTATGATCATCGCTGTACCTGCTGATCAAGTTGAAAACAGTTTAGCAATTTTAAAAGCACAAGGTGAGAACGCTTGGCACATAGGTGAAATTGCTGAGTTAAGCCAAGATGGTGAACAAGTCGTCATCAATGAGGACTAA
- a CDS encoding DUF2066 domain-containing protein, protein MKQFFVDLTMRSFLVFILVILSLTAFKNARAVEVKDLYLARVVVASQSITDRNAAFKDALDIVLVKVSGQKGILQNPIIKQQRARYKSFVNNFRYERKNQQNLLVVSFDEAKINQLFVGANLPIWGSLRPQIVIWMVEERQLTREIVSANSQSPLNSVIKTVEDNRGLPFIMPMMDLTDNNQISTSEVWGRFIQPIIRASLRYQPEAIVVIRMSDNSLLLDQHLMPKEACLTNCENVVALDWSFLSMANADVIPHLGERVYGKDKHALLASTLSKISDMVANRYAVTTDTKQDFIIDVANVDSLFQYVEITNFLSQLSSVKAVKLVKANGNTRRFSLSLLGSEQAFLSALKLNKSLKRYVDPLDPASMQGTPLFHWESL, encoded by the coding sequence ATGAAACAGTTTTTTGTTGATCTTACCATGCGAAGTTTTTTAGTTTTTATATTGGTAATATTAAGCCTAACGGCCTTTAAAAATGCGCGAGCAGTGGAAGTGAAGGATTTATATCTTGCGCGTGTTGTTGTTGCGTCACAAAGTATTACGGATAGAAATGCGGCGTTTAAAGACGCATTGGATATCGTCTTAGTAAAAGTGAGCGGGCAGAAGGGGATACTACAAAACCCTATTATTAAGCAACAACGTGCTCGTTATAAATCTTTTGTTAATAACTTTCGTTATGAACGAAAAAATCAACAAAATTTGCTTGTCGTCTCTTTTGACGAAGCGAAAATAAACCAATTATTTGTAGGTGCCAATTTACCTATTTGGGGCAGTTTGCGTCCACAAATTGTGATATGGATGGTTGAAGAGCGGCAGTTAACGCGTGAAATAGTAAGCGCTAATAGTCAATCGCCTTTAAATAGTGTGATTAAAACTGTTGAAGACAATCGTGGATTGCCTTTCATTATGCCAATGATGGATTTAACCGATAATAATCAAATATCAACATCTGAGGTCTGGGGGCGTTTTATTCAGCCTATTATTCGCGCTTCTTTACGCTATCAACCTGAGGCTATTGTAGTTATTAGGATGTCTGATAATAGTTTATTACTAGATCAGCACCTTATGCCTAAGGAAGCTTGCCTTACAAACTGCGAAAATGTTGTGGCGCTTGATTGGAGCTTCTTATCTATGGCCAATGCTGATGTGATCCCGCATCTCGGTGAGCGGGTTTATGGTAAAGATAAACACGCATTATTGGCATCAACGCTCAGTAAAATAAGTGATATGGTCGCAAATCGGTATGCGGTGACTACGGATACTAAACAAGATTTTATTATTGATGTTGCTAACGTGGACAGCTTATTCCAATATGTTGAAATAACAAATTTCTTGTCACAATTATCGTCGGTAAAAGCAGTAAAGTTGGTGAAAGCTAATGGCAATACCAGACGATTTAGTCTATCGTTGCTCGGTTCTGAACAAGCGTTTTTATCTGCACTTAAACTCAACAAATCGCTAAAACGTTATGTTGATCCTCTTGACCCAGCCTCTATGCAAGGAACACCGTTATTTCATTGGGAGTCGCTTTGA
- a CDS encoding class II glutamine amidotransferase yields MCELLAMSANVPTDICFSFSGLMQRGGNTGPHKDGWGVTFYEGKGCRSFKDPLPSAESPIATLVTEYPIKSEAVICHIRQANSGAVCLENTHPFTRQMWGKNWTYAHNGQLKDYAQSLPVKYHIPVGTTDSEHAFCWILDQIYIQFGVQEPSDQDLFAFIAELSEKINRLGVFNLLLSNGDCLFAYCSNNLHWITRRAPFGEASLIDAEMIVDFQQVTTANDVVTVIATQPLTDDERWHKMQAGEWLLFKLGEPILKGQTPTKIG; encoded by the coding sequence ATGTGTGAACTTTTAGCAATGAGTGCAAATGTACCAACCGATATTTGTTTTAGCTTTAGTGGTCTAATGCAACGTGGTGGTAATACAGGTCCTCATAAAGATGGTTGGGGCGTCACTTTTTACGAAGGTAAAGGGTGTCGCAGTTTTAAAGATCCATTACCGAGTGCTGAATCACCAATTGCGACGTTAGTGACTGAATATCCTATCAAGAGCGAAGCGGTAATATGTCATATTAGGCAGGCCAATTCTGGTGCTGTGTGTTTAGAGAATACTCACCCATTTACTCGTCAAATGTGGGGGAAAAACTGGACATATGCGCATAATGGACAATTGAAAGACTATGCGCAATCATTACCGGTTAAATACCATATTCCAGTAGGTACAACAGATAGCGAACATGCTTTTTGCTGGATACTTGATCAAATTTATATACAGTTTGGTGTCCAAGAACCAAGCGATCAAGATCTGTTTGCTTTTATCGCTGAACTTAGCGAAAAAATTAATCGTTTAGGTGTATTTAACTTACTCTTGTCTAATGGTGACTGTTTATTTGCGTACTGTTCAAACAACTTACACTGGATAACACGAAGAGCGCCGTTTGGCGAGGCGAGTTTAATAGATGCCGAAATGATTGTTGATTTTCAACAAGTTACTACTGCAAATGATGTCGTAACTGTGATTGCTACTCAACCATTAACGGATGATGAGCGTTGGCATAAAATGCAAGCAGGTGAGTGGTTGTTATTTAAACTTGGTGAACCAATACTTAAAGGGCAAACACCCACCAAAATAGGTTAA
- the hda gene encoding DnaA regulatory inactivator Hda yields the protein MSPTPQLSLSVHLPDDETFESYRSVINEPVSKLLSSFIAQEQLIDSGIHSAYLFGLHGVGKSHLLHACCAFAQGINLSSVCLSFSEKDQLSPEMLQGLENIDVICLDDIQFVSQDKSWQQAIFDLYNRVIEQDKRIIISGDQGVNELGLTLPDLASRLSWGHVMQIKPLSDDEKLEALQCRAQQRGLYISDEVGRFLLARINREMTSLLAALETLDKASIREQRRITIPFIKEVLLS from the coding sequence TTGAGTCCAACTCCTCAGCTATCACTGTCAGTTCATTTACCCGATGACGAAACGTTTGAAAGCTATCGTTCTGTAATCAATGAACCAGTAAGTAAACTATTATCGAGTTTTATTGCGCAAGAGCAATTAATAGATTCAGGTATTCATAGTGCTTACTTGTTTGGGTTGCACGGTGTAGGAAAATCACATTTATTGCATGCATGTTGTGCATTTGCGCAAGGCATAAATCTTAGCTCAGTTTGCCTTTCATTTAGCGAAAAAGATCAGCTTTCTCCTGAAATGTTGCAAGGGTTAGAGAACATTGACGTCATTTGTTTAGACGATATTCAGTTTGTTAGCCAAGATAAATCATGGCAACAAGCAATTTTTGACCTTTACAATCGGGTAATAGAACAAGATAAACGCATCATTATTTCAGGTGATCAAGGCGTTAATGAGTTGGGTTTAACTTTGCCTGATTTAGCGTCTCGTTTAAGCTGGGGACATGTTATGCAAATAAAGCCGTTGTCTGATGATGAAAAGCTTGAAGCTTTGCAGTGCCGAGCACAACAACGTGGTCTTTACATTAGTGATGAAGTAGGGCGATTTTTGTTGGCAAGAATTAACCGAGAAATGACGAGTTTACTGGCAGCACTGGAAACGTTAGATAAAGCTTCAATAAGGGAACAGCGACGCATCACTATTCCCTTTATTAAAGAAGTATTATTGTCGTAG
- the fadE gene encoding acyl-CoA dehydrogenase FadE — MEILTWFICAIALTGFMAYNRASLSSYTISFAVLMALGTVFQAVSLFGWLLFAIFAIPLNISDVRKTYISLPLLKMFQKIMPEMSRTEKEAIDAGTTWFEADLFRGNPDWQKLHNYPAPRLTAEEQAFLDGPVEEVCKMVDDWDTTHNRADMSPEVWQYLKDNKFFAMIIKKEYGGLAFSAFAQSRVLQKLSGASTVLASTVGVPNSLGPGELLQHYGTKEQQDHYLPRLVKGEEIPCFALTSPEAGSDAGAIPDFGVVCKGEFNGEEVLGMKLTWNKRYITLAPVATVLGLAFKLSDPDGLIGDTEDLGITCALIPTDLDGVEVGRRHFPLNVPFQNGPTKGNEVFVPLDYIIGGPKMAGQGWRMLVECLSVGRAITLPSNSAGGIKSIALATGAYSRIRRQFKLPIGKMEGVEEALARLGGNAYLMDAVTTMSTGAIDLGEKPSVISAIAKYHLTEKMRSCVTDAMDIHGGKGICMGPNNYLARGYQGAPVAITVEGANILTRSMIIYGQGAIRCHPYVLAELEAANNEDPNEALASFDHALFGHIGFAISNITRTKWLALTGARFTSAPFGDHTRRYYQLMSRFSANLAMLSDIAMLTLGGDLKRKERISARLGDILSYLYLASASLKRYHDQGRQHADIPLVNWAVEDSLYRTQQAIDELIGNFPNKFVAVALRLMIFPFGTWLKKPSDLTDHQVARLLQTPGEARDRLGAGQYLSDDGTNNFGVLESALTLLIACEPIYDKVCKALNEKMPFYYLDRVAEKGLAENAISQEEADMLINAEKLRLQVINVDDFDHDELVSGVYANSMS, encoded by the coding sequence GTGGAAATATTAACTTGGTTTATTTGCGCAATCGCGCTAACAGGCTTTATGGCGTACAACCGCGCCTCTCTCTCATCATATACAATATCATTTGCCGTATTAATGGCATTAGGTACGGTATTTCAAGCTGTCTCTTTATTTGGTTGGCTGCTATTCGCCATTTTCGCCATACCACTAAATATTAGTGACGTTCGCAAGACATATATTAGTTTACCATTGTTAAAGATGTTTCAGAAAATTATGCCTGAAATGTCTCGTACAGAGAAAGAAGCTATTGACGCTGGTACAACATGGTTCGAAGCAGATCTTTTCCGTGGTAACCCAGATTGGCAAAAATTACACAACTACCCTGCTCCTCGATTAACAGCTGAAGAACAAGCGTTTCTTGATGGTCCTGTAGAAGAAGTGTGTAAAATGGTTGATGACTGGGATACAACCCACAATCGCGCTGACATGTCTCCAGAGGTGTGGCAATATTTAAAAGACAATAAGTTTTTCGCCATGATCATCAAAAAGGAATATGGTGGCTTAGCCTTTAGCGCATTCGCACAATCACGCGTACTACAAAAACTATCTGGCGCAAGTACTGTACTAGCAAGCACGGTGGGCGTACCTAACTCTTTAGGGCCTGGTGAATTATTGCAACATTATGGAACTAAAGAACAACAAGATCATTATTTACCGCGATTAGTTAAAGGTGAAGAGATCCCTTGTTTTGCTTTAACTAGCCCAGAAGCCGGTTCAGACGCAGGTGCAATTCCAGATTTTGGTGTTGTTTGTAAAGGAGAGTTTAACGGCGAAGAAGTACTTGGTATGAAACTCACCTGGAATAAGCGCTACATTACTCTTGCGCCTGTCGCTACAGTATTAGGTTTAGCATTCAAGTTAAGCGACCCAGACGGTCTAATCGGTGACACCGAAGATCTCGGTATCACCTGTGCATTAATTCCAACGGATCTTGATGGTGTAGAGGTTGGTAGACGTCACTTTCCATTAAATGTGCCATTCCAGAATGGTCCAACAAAAGGAAATGAAGTTTTTGTTCCTTTAGATTATATCATTGGCGGCCCTAAAATGGCTGGTCAAGGCTGGCGTATGCTAGTGGAATGTTTGTCTGTTGGCCGCGCAATTACACTGCCTTCGAATAGCGCAGGCGGTATAAAGTCAATCGCACTTGCAACAGGTGCATATAGCCGTATTCGCCGCCAATTTAAGTTACCTATAGGTAAAATGGAAGGTGTTGAAGAAGCACTAGCACGTTTAGGTGGCAATGCCTATTTAATGGATGCCGTAACAACCATGTCAACGGGAGCGATCGATTTAGGCGAAAAGCCGTCAGTTATTTCGGCAATTGCGAAATATCACTTAACAGAAAAAATGCGTAGTTGTGTTACCGATGCGATGGACATTCACGGCGGTAAAGGCATTTGTATGGGGCCAAATAACTATCTAGCACGCGGTTATCAAGGTGCACCTGTTGCTATTACTGTGGAAGGTGCCAATATTCTTACTCGAAGTATGATCATATATGGGCAAGGTGCTATTCGTTGTCACCCTTACGTTTTAGCAGAACTAGAAGCTGCTAATAATGAAGATCCTAATGAAGCACTAGCAAGCTTTGATCATGCCTTGTTTGGACATATTGGCTTTGCGATAAGTAATATTACACGCACAAAATGGCTCGCATTAACAGGTGCTCGGTTTACCAGTGCCCCTTTTGGTGATCATACGAGACGCTACTATCAATTAATGTCTCGCTTTAGTGCCAATTTAGCGATGCTATCTGATATCGCTATGTTAACACTTGGTGGCGATTTAAAACGTAAAGAGCGCATTTCGGCACGATTAGGTGATATTTTAAGTTACCTATATCTTGCTAGCGCCAGTTTAAAACGTTATCACGATCAAGGCCGTCAACATGCAGACATACCTTTAGTTAACTGGGCCGTTGAAGACAGTTTATACCGTACACAGCAAGCAATTGATGAACTAATAGGTAACTTTCCAAATAAATTTGTAGCTGTCGCCTTGAGGTTAATGATATTCCCATTTGGTACTTGGTTGAAAAAGCCATCAGATTTGACGGATCATCAGGTTGCACGTTTACTTCAAACGCCTGGTGAAGCAAGAGATAGGCTTGGAGCTGGACAGTATTTATCGGATGACGGCACAAACAACTTCGGTGTTTTAGAAAGCGCGTTAACCTTATTAATTGCATGCGAACCTATTTACGACAAAGTGTGCAAAGCATTAAATGAGAAAATGCCATTCTATTACTTAGATCGCGTAGCAGAAAAGGGATTAGCAGAAAACGCTATTTCGCAGGAAGAAGCGGACATGTTAATCAATGCAGAGAAGCTAAGATTACAAGTTATAAACGTTGATGACTTTGATCATGATGAACTTGTTTCAGGCGTTTATGCTAATTCAATGTCTTAG